TCAAGCCAGAGTTTAACCTTGCTTTTCATATTTTTTCCTTTCTATGCGCACTTAGCCAACCGATCGGTGTGCGGTAAATTTTTCTGAGCCATACCTTTATCGTTGGCCGGATTCATTTGCGGAATTCGACCCTCTTTGGCATGTTTTGCCAGCATCGGCAGAGGGTTTGGTCCAAGGGTTCTGATTTTTTCGGTGAAATCGGTCACCACCTGAACGTACTTTTGAGCTTCTGCGGAAGATATCCACGACAGGTGCAGTCGCCCTCCGAGCCCGATGAGTTTCAGAAGCTCCTGGAGAAAGGTCATCCTTTTTACCGTCATGTAATTACCGTACAGGTAATGGCAATCTCCGACGTGTCACCCGCCCACCAAGACTCCGTCTGCCCCGCTCTGAAGAGCGCGGAGAATGAAATGGGGGGATACCGTGGCCGAGCACATGACCCGAATGGCATGAACATTCGGGGGATACTGCATTCTACTCACCCCGGCAAGGTCAGCCGCTCCATAGGCGCACCAGTTGCAGAAAAATGCGACAATTTTGGGTTCAAATTGATTCTCTTTCACCTTTCACTCCTTTTTCGTATTAAAGTTTAAGCACTCAACCTGCTTTGGATTTGAGCATAGATTTGCTGATTGTTGAATCCCATAAGAACGACCGCTTCGGATGGACATGCGGCCGCGCAGGCTCCACACCCTTTGCAAAGTGCCTCGTTGACCTGAGCCACTTTCTTTTCGCTGTCAAAGTCAATGGCGCCGTAAGGACAGACATGGATGCATCC
This is a stretch of genomic DNA from Thermodesulfobacteriota bacterium. It encodes these proteins:
- a CDS encoding hydrogenase iron-sulfur subunit, translating into MKENQFEPKIVAFFCNWCAYGAADLAGVSRMQYPPNVHAIRVMCSATVSPHFILRALQSGADGVLVGGUHVGDCHYLYGNYMTVKRMTFLQELLKLIGLGGRLHLSWISSAEAQKYVQVVTDFTEKIRTLGPNPLPMLAKHAKEGRIPQMNPANDKGMAQKNLPHTDRLAKCA